The genome window TGGGCGATCATGAAAAACTTTGCCCGGTCTATTCCCGACGAAATCAAGCACAAGGATCGTTTTCGCACGGCCACCTCCGAAATATTTTTGTCGACGGAGGACCTGCGGAACCAGTCAATCGAACAAGAAGCCGAGCAAAACCAACGCCAGGCCCAAATCAAGAAAATTTTGGAAACCCTGGACGAACGAGAAGCCAAAATCATTATCAGCCGGTTCGGGT of Pirellulales bacterium contains these proteins:
- a CDS encoding sigma-70 family RNA polymerase sigma factor; translation: WAIMKNFARSIPDEIKHKDRFRTATSEIFLSTEDLRNQSIEQEAEQNQRQAQIKKILETLDEREAKIIISRFGLDHSQESLTLKEVGEEMGVTKERVRQIEARALSKLRQAAEAEHIDVPN